The nucleotide sequence AAGATATTTTTAAATGGTGTATTTAATGAAAATCCTATATTTAGATTAGCCTTAGCCTTATGCCCTTCTTTAGCCGTGTCTAATACGGCATTTAATGGATTGGGAATGGGTTTATGTGTTTTATTTGTGATTACTTCGTCAAATGTTATTGTCTCATTAGCCCGAAATGTTATTCACCATAAAATTAGAGTGCCGGCATATTTAACGATAATTGCTGTTCTGGTAACTTTAGTTGAATCTTTCCTTCATGCCTATCTGCCGGCATTATATGCTTCCTTAGGTATGTTTATTGCCTTAATTGTTGTCTTTGCTATTATTTTAGCCCGAGCGGAGGTATTTGCCTCTAAAAATCCGGTTGGAAAATCATTTCTGGATGGTCTGGGGATGGGAACAGGTTTTGCCATGGCAATGGTCGTGCTGGGAGTTATTCGTGAAATTCTTGGTTCAGGGTCTATCTTTGGATATGATGTTATGGGACCTAACTTTAAACCAGTATTAATGATGCTTTTCTCTCCCGGGGCATTTTTATTGGTAGGGTTATTAATGGGATTTTTTAATTGGTATGAGCGAAGATTTACTCTACAGTGTAAAAAATAAAAGGATTCGGGACTCGGGCTTCGGGAATAAAAGAATCCCTGAACCCCGAAATCCGAATCCCGATTTTCAGGGGAAAGGAAGTTTCACGCCAAGCACGCAAAGAACGCAAAGGGAAATAAGGTAACCGTTCAGGATATAGCCACAGAGCCACAGAGAACACAGAGGGAATATATAATCACGAATGAATCCCGTTAGATGTTTTACTGTCTCGAATCTCCATGAACAACAAAAAGATTTGTAGGGCGAATTCGTGTCCTTATGTGACTAATTTCCTTAATTCTCTGTGAACTCTGTGCCTCTGTGGCTGAACGCTTACGAAATAAGAGAAAAAATTACCTTTGCGTGAAAAAACTATTTTCAGGGGGAAAATAAGATGAATATCCAGGAACTACTGACAATTTTTATCAGCACGGCTTTAATCAATAATTTTGTTCTGACGAAATTTTTGGGGCTGTGTATATTTTTTGGCGTCTCGAAAAGGATGGATTTGTCTATTTCTATGGGTGCGGCGGTAGTTTTTGTCATGGTCTTAAGCTCTGTGCTTGGCTGGGGAATATATAATTTTATCTTAGTGCCTTTTGGTATTGAATTTTTGCGGATTGTAGTTTTTATCGTCGTTATCGGCTCCTGTGTTCAGATGGTCGAAATGGTGATTAAAAAATATCTGCCAACTCATTATAAAATGTGGGGAATTTATCTATTATTAATTGCCACCAATTGTATTGTCTTATCTATTCCCTTGATAAATGTAGAAAATAATTTTAATTTGATACAAAGCGTTGTCAACGCCTTTGGTTCTGGGGTAGGATTTGCCTTTGCTTTAATTTTGATGTCAAGCATTAGAGAAAAGTTAGAATTAGCCCCACTACCTAAATCTTTACAAGGTTTTGGAATTGCCTTTATTGTTGCCGGGCTGTTATGTTTAGCCTTTATGGGATTTAATGGCATGGTTAAGCCTTTATCCGGAGGATTATAAATGGATGCCCAACTTATCATCAATATAATTTTAACCCTTAGTAGTTTGGGATTTATTTTTGGATTAGTTCTGGCTTATGCTGAACTTAAATTTGGAATAGAAGTTGATGTGCGGGTTTATGAGGTGGAAGAGGTGTTACCCAAAGGCCAATGCGGCGCCTGTGGTTTTCCTGGTTGTGCCGCTTATGCCGAGGCAGTCGTAGTTGAAGCGGATGTTCCACCTAATCTTTGTATTCCAGGAAAAACAGAAGTAGCAAAATTAGTGGCTAAAATTACCGGTAAAGAGATGAAAGAGATTGAAGGAGTAAAGGCACATATCCTTTGCCATGGCACACCCGATAAAGTATTTGTTTATGATGGGATAATTGATTGCGAAGCCGCTAATTTATTACTTGGCGGAGATAAAGCCTGCCAATATGCCTGTTTAGGACTGGGTAGTTGTGTTCGGGTATGCAAATTTAACGCCATTACTCTCTCCAAAACAAAATTACCCGTGATTAATCCTGATTTTTGCACTGGTTGTGGGCAATGTGTTTCTATTTGCCCTAAAGGTATAATCGAATTGATTCCAGAAAAGGCAAAAGTAAAGATTAGATGTCGCTCACATGATAAAGGACCTGTAGTCAAAAAAATTTGTAGTGTTGGTTGTATTGGTTGTGGAATTTGTGTGAAAGAATGCCCTTATGAGGCGATTAAATTAGAAAACTTCTTAGCCGTAATTGACCACACTAAATGTTTTGCCTGTACAGATTATAAATGCCTGCCTAAATGTCCAACTCGTTCAATCGTTTCACTTTCACAAATCTAAATCTGTATTTGACACTTCCTCACCTCAACCTGTTTATATCCAGGTCAAAAAATCTTTAATCATCCGAATAAATGTCTTGAGTTGATTAAAGGATTTGATTCTTTTGAGGGTTTTGAGGAATAATTTTTTTCTAAGGTAGAATTTTTTAAAGGCATCTTTTCTAAGCTCCATAATTTTAGCCGCTTTTATCTCTGGTAGGTCTAAAACCGAAAAATTCTGTTCAAACCGAGTCCAATCTGTGGTCGTAATCCAATTTTGTTCAAGTGAAAAAGTGTATAACTCCGAGCCAGGGAAAGGCACGGCACAATAATATTGGGCAAAATCAAGGTCTAAATCAATCGTCCAATTTATTGTTTGGTTAATCGTTTGTTCGGTTTCGCCTGGTAATCCGAGAATGCAATGTCCTGTAACCTCAAGTCCAGCTTCTTTTGCCCATTGCACAGCCTGTTTTGTTTGCTCCAATGTCGTGCCTTTTTTCACACTATCCAGAACCTGTTGATTTCCCGACTCAACCCCATAGCCAATCATCCAGCACCCTGCCTCTTTAATCTTCCGAAGTAAGGTTAAATTCACATTATCTACCCGACTATTGCATACCCAGGAAACCTTTAATCCCCTGGAAATGATTTCTTCACACACCTCCATCACAAATTTATTATTAATGGTAAATGACTCGCTCCAAAATAGAAATTCTCCTATGTCAAATCTTTGTTTTATCCATTCTAATTCATCCACTATTCTTTGAGGTGATTTTAGCCTTAATTTAGTCCCATAAAATGCCTTGTCGGCACAAAAAGTGCATTTGTAAGGACAACCCCGTGAGGTAGCCACAAGTAGAAAAGGCTCATCTTTAAATGGCATACGATAATCCTGTGGGTCTATCAAATGCCAGGCAGGAAAAGGCAATTCGTCTAAATTTGAAATAAATTCCCTATCCGGGGTATGAATAATTTTACCATTTAAACGATAAGAAAGTCCCAGAATATCTTTTATTTCTCTTGAATCGCGTAAGGCTAAACTTAAATCTCTAACGATAAATTCTGGCTCCCGACGAATACAATAATCAAGGTCTGAAAAACGCATCAGACATTCCTCTGGAAGAATACTCACATGAATTCCTAAAGCGGCTATTTTTACCGATGGAACTACCGTTTTAGCCAATTTAGCTACCTCTAAATCACTTTTGATTGATGGGGTAGAGGTATTTAAGATGATAAGGTCAGGTTTAAAATCAGCAATTTGGGTCTTTAAGGAATTGGAATCGATATTTTTAATAATACAATCAATAAGTCTAACCTGAATATTTTCCTTTTCTAAAACACTGGCACAGATGGCTAAGGTAATTGGTGACCAGGTAGAAGTCCAGGCACCCTGTCGTTGCATACATCGCCCTTCACGAACAACCTTTACTCCATTAGCGGCAGGTGGATTAATCAAAAATACCTTCATATTGTTAATATATACCATATAATCAGGACTCTGTCAATATATTTTTGTAACCGTTCAGGTAGTCCTTTACCGCAGAGACGCAGAGGAACAGAGAAAACATAGAAATAAAGTAACTATTCAGCCATTGATTAACACGGATTAGCACGGATAAAAAATAAAATCAGTGTTTCATCTGTGTCCATCTGTGGCTGAATAGTTATCAATAAATTTTAATTTTCTTCTCTGCGTCTCTGTGTCTCTACGGTGAACGGTTACCACCTACGGTTATGTAAAATTCAAACCTTTCAGGTTTGTATCCAATGCATAAATACGCTAAACACATACGAAGGTTCGCACTACATTTATCGAATGTCACAGGTTAATTCGTGTCCATTTGTGGCTAATTTCTCTAATTCTCTGTGAACTCTGTGCCTCTGTGGCTGAACGGTTACATATTTTTTCCCCTGAGATGCATAATTATAGTTGAAATTTTTTAAGAGATATGATATATTCTTACAGAGGAAAACAGGTGATGAAAAAATTCCTTTCTAAAATGGGTTTATTAACCTTATTTGGTATTGCCTTCGGTCATCTTGAAGGGGTAGTTGTTGCCTATATTCGGAATATATTAAAAACTATGCCACAAGAAAAATGGGCTAAGGTAACGATAGCTACAACAATGCGTGACTATAACCTGTTATTTATTGAGCAGACTCGCGAGGTGGCAACAATTATTATCCTCTTATCCTTATCTTTCTTAGTTGGTAAAAGAAAATTAGAGTCATTCTGTATCTTCCTCTGGACATTTGCTATCTGGGATATAGTTTATTATATTTCTTTGTATATTTTGCTTGGCTGGCCACCTTCTTTATTGACTCAAGATTGCTATTTTCTTATTCCCTGGCCATGGATTGGACCAGTGCTCCTCCCGGTAGCGGTATCTGGAGTGATATTAATCATTACAGGCTATGTATTGTTTAAAATAAAGGGTTTGGAAGATGAATAAAATAAAAGAAGCAGATGGTGAATATAAAACTAAAAACGCAATACAGGAAGCAATAAATTATGGGCTTGATGTTACTTTGTTGTATTCCACCCTGGCACTGACGCCAACACAAAGGATGAAAAGACATGACAACTTCTTGAAAGAAATAGCAGAATTAAGGAAAGCAGGTGAAAAAAAACATGCTAAATTTTAAAAGAATATTAACAACGCTAAAAAATCAGAATGTCCGTTTTGTTCTAATTGGGGGGCGCGCCGCGGTGGTACATGGTTCTGCATATCCAAC is from bacterium and encodes:
- the rsxE gene encoding electron transport complex subunit RsxE; translated protein: MLKIFLNGVFNENPIFRLALALCPSLAVSNTAFNGLGMGLCVLFVITSSNVIVSLARNVIHHKIRVPAYLTIIAVLVTLVESFLHAYLPALYASLGMFIALIVVFAIILARAEVFASKNPVGKSFLDGLGMGTGFAMAMVVLGVIREILGSGSIFGYDVMGPNFKPVLMMLFSPGAFLLVGLLMGFFNWYERRFTLQCKK
- a CDS encoding radical SAM protein → MVYINNMKVFLINPPAANGVKVVREGRCMQRQGAWTSTWSPITLAICASVLEKENIQVRLIDCIIKNIDSNSLKTQIADFKPDLIILNTSTPSIKSDLEVAKLAKTVVPSVKIAALGIHVSILPEECLMRFSDLDYCIRREPEFIVRDLSLALRDSREIKDILGLSYRLNGKIIHTPDREFISNLDELPFPAWHLIDPQDYRMPFKDEPFLLVATSRGCPYKCTFCADKAFYGTKLRLKSPQRIVDELEWIKQRFDIGEFLFWSESFTINNKFVMEVCEEIISRGLKVSWVCNSRVDNVNLTLLRKIKEAGCWMIGYGVESGNQQVLDSVKKGTTLEQTKQAVQWAKEAGLEVTGHCILGLPGETEQTINQTINWTIDLDLDFAQYYCAVPFPGSELYTFSLEQNWITTTDWTRFEQNFSVLDLPEIKAAKIMELRKDAFKKFYLRKKLFLKTLKRIKSFNQLKTFIRMIKDFLTWI
- a CDS encoding RnfABCDGE type electron transport complex subunit A, which produces MQELLTIFISTALINNFVLTKFLGLCIFFGVSKRMDLSISMGAAVVFVMVLSSVLGWGIYNFILVPFGIEFLRIVVFIVVIGSCVQMVEMVIKKYLPTHYKMWGIYLLLIATNCIVLSIPLINVENNFNLIQSVVNAFGSGVGFAFALILMSSIREKLELAPLPKSLQGFGIAFIVAGLLCLAFMGFNGMVKPLSGGL
- the rnfB gene encoding RnfABCDGE type electron transport complex subunit B, with product MDAQLIINIILTLSSLGFIFGLVLAYAELKFGIEVDVRVYEVEEVLPKGQCGACGFPGCAAYAEAVVVEADVPPNLCIPGKTEVAKLVAKITGKEMKEIEGVKAHILCHGTPDKVFVYDGIIDCEAANLLLGGDKACQYACLGLGSCVRVCKFNAITLSKTKLPVINPDFCTGCGQCVSICPKGIIELIPEKAKVKIRCRSHDKGPVVKKICSVGCIGCGICVKECPYEAIKLENFLAVIDHTKCFACTDYKCLPKCPTRSIVSLSQI